In the genome of Crassaminicella thermophila, the window AAAATCCGGACCACGTAATATGTGTACCATTTTTACTATCACAAAATATAAATGGATGTGAATTGTCTTGCGAAATATGGCTTACTCTTATAGGCATACTCCATGTATTGTATGTAGTGTTGTATTTACAATAATATATTTGATATTTTTTATCATATAAAGATTTAAAAACAATATGAATATTATGATAAGGATCGATATCTGAATGAAAAGGTAAATCATATTTTTCAGAGATAATATCACATACTTTCTTATTCACCCATGATTCATTATTCCAATAATGGTGTTTTAATGTCCAAAGATTAGAATGAATAATATTTGAAATGGCTATTAATATATGAATTTTGTTATTGACAATAAATAGCTTTAAGTTTTTGAACTTGTAAGATTTTGCATTATATTTTGTTAGACATCTACAATCCCATTTGTTATCTCTATAGATACAATATTTTAAATCACCTAAAGAAGAAATACTAACAAGATGAAATATACCAGAATCATCTATATCTACACAATAATCTATTATATTTTCAGTAATTTTAACCGTTGAGTAGATTTCCTTATTTTTAATGATATTCATATATACGTTTTTGTTTTCCGTGTAAAAATAATATATAAATCCTGACTTGCTATAATGGATATATTGTATATTAGAAGTAAATTCCATTAAAATACACCTCCAGTTTGTATATAGATTTGTCCTATTATAATGTATTTGTAAAAAATAAAAAAATGATATGTAATATAAGTTTTATATAAATTTTTGAAAATTATAATTTATATAAATCTAATATTTAATAATGAAAATAAATTTTAAATCATATGATAGTATGAGAGAGATTATGATAAAAGTACAGTTTGTATAATGCATAAATATATAAAAAGAAAGGGGACATGATAGATGGAGAAGAGTATTTCTCATACTAATCAATCAATACATCGTAAAATTACTGAACCTGCTCCATATTCTACATATGATAGTCATATAAACATACAGACTAATATAAAACAATCCAAACAAGACATGACAGAACCAATATGTATTTTAGCTGATAAGGTTTACTCTTATTGTCAGCAAAGAGATTGTTTTCCAAGGTTTAGGATGGAGACATCAAATAAAGGAGAAGAACTTCAATTCATCGGAATAAATTTCCAAGAAGGATATATATCTGAAGGAACGTTAAAAGTAACACCAATAGGACCTAAAAGACCCAATTTTTCAAGAGTAAAGTTTATCTTAAAAATTCCTTTTACAATAAAATTAAGAAATGCTTCATCTGGTGATATTGTGAGTATGAATGGTTTATTGCCAGATATGATAAAAGATGTTGTTCTATTTATGCCAGAAGCAAGAAATGAATTTAATTACAGAATTGTTGTGGAAACACGTTCAGAAGTTTTAGCACCTCCAGAAATTATTGATAATCATATTGAAATTCCAATAGGAGTATTATCAGTAATTAGAGTGGTTGGAAGGGTTCATTTATTGATACCAGTCTATAGTTTGCAGCTTGAACCACCTGAAGCTGAGAATTTTGAAGAATCTGAAAAATCTATAAGCCAAGAGTTTGATAATCGTCCATTTCCAGATGATTTTTTTCCACCTCAATTTGAAGATTTAGATATTGGTATACAGATGCTTAAGAAAGAATAATCATTATATCTTAAGTTTTAAGTCCTTAAAATTTCAAAAGGGTGATTTAATGAACGTATTATTTCAAATAAGAAAAGATTATTTAAGTAATATTGCAGGAGATAGTATTATAATGCAAAATCTAAAAAAAAATTTAATAAATTTTGGAATAAGGATAGATGTTTGCACTGATACTAAGATAAATCTAAATAAGTATGAAATCGTTCACATTTTTAATACGATAAGAGTACAGGAAAGTTATCAATTTATGAAACATGCAAAAAATAATAATAAAAAAATAGTTTTAACACCAATATACTGGGATTTAAGAAATTATTTTAAAGATACAAAACAGCAAAAAAAACTAGAATCTTGGTATCGTAGTGAAAAAAAGAGGAAATTTTTGTTTGATAATTGTGATATATATTTACCGCATTGCTATAGTGAAGCAGCATTAATTATAAAAAATTACAATACTTCGTCAAAGTATAAATGTATCCCTTATGGGGTAGATGAAAACTTTTCTAATGGAAGTAAGCGTTATCTTATAAATACATATGGAATAGATGATTACATTTTGTGTGTAGGAAGAATCAATTACCAGAAAAATCAGCTTGGTTTAATTAAAGCAATTTCAAAAGAAAAAATACCAATAGTACTAGTAGGTTCTGTTAATGATAAGGATTATCTTAAACAATGTATGAAAGTAAGAAGCGAGAATATATACTTATTAGAAAATATAAAAACATCAGAATTAAATTCAATTTATAAAAGTGCAAGGGTCCATGTGTTACCTAGTTGGCTTGAATACCCAGGCCTTGCAAATCTTGAAGCAGGTATGGCTGGATGTAATGTAGTAACAACAGAGATCGGTTCAACAAAAGAGGTTTTTGGAGAGTTTGTAAGATATTGTAATCCTTATGATAATGAATCCATATACAAAGAAGTTATGGAATCATTTGAAGAAAAAGGAAATGGTTTGTTTAGAGATTTTATTAGAGAAAATTATACATGGAAAAAGGTTGCAAAGAAAATTTTAGAAATTTATTTATCTTTAATATAAAATTCGCATATAGTCAGAACATTTAAGATCATAATGAGGTGATAAGCATTATGTGAAACGATGCTTATCATCTTTTTCAATTTATATATGAAAATTCGTAACAAAATTATCTTTTTACACATAATTTGAATTGAGTAGGTATTATGAAGTTGTACGAGCTGGATTAATACTTAAAAAACCTTAAAGGAGGCGAAAAATGAAAGTCGTAATTTTATGTGGTGGAAAAGGATCAAGAATGAAGGAAATTACAGATGATATACCTAAGCCTTTAGCTATGATTGGAGATAAACCTATATTATGGCATATTATGAAAATTTATTTATATTATGGATTGAATGATTTCGTTTTGTTACTTGGGTATAAAGGAGATAAAATTAAAGAATATTTTATGAACTATTACTGGAAAAATCATAATTTTTTACTAGATAGTGAACAGCAAAGTATACGATTACTGGAAAAACCAGAAAAATGGAAAATTACTTTTATAGATACAGGCATAAATACTATGACAGGAGGAAGAATTAAACAAATACAAAAGTATATTGAAGATGAAACTTTTATGTTAACTTACGGAGATGGTTTAGCAGATATAAACTTAAAAAAATTACTAGATTTTCATAACAGTAAAGGGAAAATTGCTACAGTAACAGGTATAGCAAAGGTAAATCAGTATGGAACTTTACTTGTAGAAAATGATATAGCCAAATCATTTCAAGAAAAACCATATACAAAGGATATAATAAATGGCGGTTTCTTTGTGTTAAATAAAGAGGTTTTTTCATATATAAAAAATGATAGTGATTGCATTTTTGAACAAGAGCCATTAATGAATTTAGCAAAAAATGAACAATTGGCGGTTTATCAACACAAAGGATTTTGGGTAGCTATGGATACGTATAAAGATCTACTAAAGGTGAATGAAATGTGGCAAAATACTAAAGCTCCTTGGAAGGTGTGGTTTAGATGAAAAATACAAATTACTGGCAAGATAGAAATGTTTTTATAACGGGAGCAACAGGATTTTTAGGAAGTTATTTGGCAAAAGAATTGATTGATTTAGGTGCAAACGTTACAGGTTTAGTTAGAGACTGCGTTGCAAATTCAAATGTTTATGAAAATGACTATGCAAATAAAATGAATTGGGTAAGAGGATCTTTAGAGGATTTTTGTGTTTTAGAGAGAGCATTGGCAGAATATGAAATTGATATAGTTTTTCACTTAGCAGCACAAGCCATTGTAGGGATTGCAAATAGAAATCCAGTTTTAACTTTCAAATCCAATATACTAGGTACATGGAATATATTAGATGCCTGTAGACGAAGTCCGTTGATAAAAAGTGTTATTGTTGCATCTACTGATAAAGCTTATGGGGATCAAGAAAGCTTGCCATATAATGAAAGTATGCCTCTACAAGGGAGACATCCTTATGATGTATCTAAAAGTTGTGCTGATTTGATTGCACAATCTTATTATCATACCTATAATTTACCAATATGCATTACACGCTGTGGTAATTTATTTGGAGGAGGAGATCTTAATTTTAATCGTATCATACCGCAGACAATCAAATCTATATTAAACAATGAAGCACCTGTTATTCGAAGTGATGGGACCTTTATAAGAGATTATTTTTATGTTGAAGATGCAGTAAAAGCTTATTTATTATTAGTTGAAAAGATGGAAGAACTTCAGCTATATGGAGAAGCCTTTAATTTTAGCAATGAAACTCAACTAACAGTTTTGGAAATAGTAGATAAAATATTGAAAATTATGGATAGTGATTTAAAACCCATAATTTTGAAGCAGGGAAAAAATGAAATTAAACATCAATATCTTTCAGCTCAAAAAGCAAGAGAAATTTTAAATTGGCAACCTATATTTGATATAGATGAAGGATTATGTAAAACAATTAAATGGTATAAAAGTTATTTTAAACTTTAGTATAGTGAAGAATAATAAAGCACTAGGAGGAAGACAATGAAAAATGGATTTTGTATTATTATGACAAAATATAGATTGTATCAAGGTATAGCTTTATACTATTCTCTAAATACTATTATGAAAAATTTAGAAATATTTATTCTTTGCATAGATGAAGAAACATATGAAATTTTATCAAAACTAAATCTAATAAATACGACTTTAGTCAGTATAGAGGAGATAGAAAATGAAGTTTTATTGAAAAAGAAAATTGAAAGACCATTAAACGCATATTGCTGGACTTTAAAACCAGTATTTTTAGAATATGTAATCAATAAATTTAAAAATATTAACAGAATCACTTATATAGATTCGGATATGTATTTTTTTAATGATCCAAATCCAATTTTTGAAGAAGGTGCTAAGTACTCAGTATTATTGTCTCCACATAATTATACTAGGAGTTTAAAACATCTAGAAAGTATATGTGGAAAATATAACTCTGGATTTATAAGCTTTAAAAAAGATATAGAAGGTTTAAATGCATTAAAATGGTGGAAAGAAAGATGTATTGAATGGTGTTATGATAAGGTTGAAGAAGGTAAGTTTGGAGATCAAAAATATTTAGATAATATACAGTCTATTTTTAACAATACTTATGATATAAAAACGCCTGGTGTAAACATAGGATTTTGGAATCATGGGAGATATAAAACGACAATTATAAATGGAAAAGTATATATTAATAATGTGCAGTTAATATGTTATCATTTTGCAGGACTTAGATTATTAAGTAAAAAAGAAGTTGCTTTTATTATTGGGTTCAAAAAAGAGTTTATTAGAGATATTTATAACCCATATATAAACACACTACAAAATGTAATTTCAAAGGTAAAAGCTATATCAAATTTTAATGGATATTTTATAGATAAAAAACAGGTACAGGGTGCTATTATCCATAGGGTGAATGTTTAAGAGAGGAGAAATTCCTATGAGAAGGTTTCACTTTTCTACCATTGCATCAAATAACTATCTATATAAATTGATTGTAATGTATAAATCCTTAGAGTATTATAATAATGATTTTCATTTACATGTTTTGTGTGTAGATGAAGAAGTTTATAATATACTTTCTAATTTAAAGTTTAAGCATTTAAAATGCTATAAAATATATCATATTCAGGATAAGGATCTGATGAAAGCAAAAGCGAATCGTACACGACAAGAATATGCATGGACATTAAAGCCTGCAATGATGTATTATGTTATGAAAAATTTTTCTAGTGCACAATATTATGCACATATTGATGCTGATATTTGTTTTTACTCGAGTTTAGAAAATATATTTAATGAAAATATTGATGCGTCATTATATTTAACTGACCATAATAATTCGAATAGATTTATGGATACTTACGATGTAACAGGTAGATATAATACTGGTTTTGTTGGTTGTAAGAATAATAATGATGCACTAAGTGCTGTAGTATGGTGGAAAAAACAATGCATAAAGTGGTGTTATAAAGAACCAGATATAAAAGCAAAATTGTTTGGAGATCAAAGATATGTAGAAAGATGGGCTAATCTATTTTCAAATGTGCATATTGTGAACACAAAGGGAGCAAATGTAGCAGTATGGAATATAGATAATTATCATATATCTTATAGAGATGGAGCTATTTATGTGGATGATGATAAGTTAATTTTCTATCATTTTTCAGGTTTAAGCATATATAATTCAAGAGAGTTTAATCTCGCGTGGTTTAAAGGTTTACCTGATTCAGCAGTAAAATTAATATATATACCTTATTTAAACTTGTTATCTGAAGCTATTGAAAATGTTCAAAATATATTTCATAATTTTACAAAAGGATTTACAAGAAAAGGACAAATTCCAGATATTTATTATTATCGACTATAGAAAGTTAAAATGGATCTAATAAAATTTGTATAGATAAAAATAAGTATAGACCTAGATTTATAATAAGATTAACTAGGTGCTATACTTATTTTTGTATGTAGGATGTATACAATACATATTAGATAAAAGTACTTAAAACTAAGAAAAATATTATTGTTGAATGTTGACAAAAATACTTGGGTATAATATACTTAGAATTGAATTCTGAGTAAATCACTTGGGATTTTGAAGGGAGTGATAGAATGAAGCTATCTACCAAAGGAAGATATGGTGTGAAAGCCATGTTTGAATTAGCATTAAGTTATGGTGATGGCCCAATTGCTCTGAATAGTATTGCAGATAAACAAAATCTTTCTGTGCACTATTTAGAACAATTGTTTTCAAATCTTAGAAAAGCAGGTTTGGTAAAGAGTGTTAGAGGAGCACAAGGTGGATATATTCTTGCGCGAAAACCAGAGGATATTACTGTTGGAGATATTATCAGAACTCTTGAAGGGCCACTTGCTCCAGCAGAGTGTGTAATAGAGAATGACTCGAAAGAATGTTATAAGGCAGATTACTGTGTTACAAGAACCATATGGGAAAAAATTCGAGATAGTATAAACAATGTAGTGGATAGTATAACACTACAAGATATGATCAATGATTATAAGAAAATGAATAATAATGATTCATATATGTACTATATATAAACTTCAGGGAGATGATGAAATGAGTAAAAGAGTATATCTTGATTATTCTGCAACAACACCAATGAAAAAAGAAGTATTAGATGAAATGCTACCTTATTTTACAGAGAAATTTGGAAATCCATCTAGTATATATTCTTTTGGTAGAGAAGCAAAACAAGCAGTAGATACAGCAAGAGAAAGAGTAGCAAAATTGATTGGAGCAAAAACTAATGAAATTTATTTTACTGCAGGCGGATCTGAAGCAGATAACTGGGCGATAAAAGGGATTGCTTATGCAAATAAAGATAGAGGAAATCATATTATAACAACAAAAATTGAGCATCATGCAGTACTTCATGTTTGTGAATATTTGGAGAAAAATGGTTTTGATGTGACTTACTTAGATGTAGATAAATATGGATTGATTGATTTAGAAGTATTGAAAAATGCAATTACAGACAAAACAATACTTATTTCTATTATGTTTGCGAATAATGAAATTGGTACAATTCAGCCTATAAAACAAATTGGTCAGATAGCTAAAGAAAGAGGAATAATTTTTCATACAGATGCTGTTCAAGCATTAGGAAATGTAGAAATTGATGTAGATGAATTAAATATTGACTTAATGTCTATGTCTGCTCATAAAATATATGGTCCAAAGGGAATTGGTGCATTGTATATAAGAAAAGGTGTAAAAATACATTCTTTTGTCCATGGGGGAGCACAAGAAAGAAGGAGAAGAGCAGGAACTGAAAATGTTCCAGGAATTGTAGGATTCGGAAAAGCTGCTCTAATGGCTATGGAAAATATGGATCATCACATAAATCATTTAAAAATGTTGAGGGAAAAATTAATAAAAGGTATAATGGAAAAGATAGATTATGTGAGATTAAATGGGCATCCAGAAAAAAGATTACCTGGAAATGTGAATATGGTGTATGAATTTATTGAGGGGGAATCTTTACTATTAAGCTTAGATATGGTTGGTATAGCAGCTTCTAGTGGATCAGCATGTACTTCAGGTTCATTAGATCCATCACATGTTTTAATGGCAATTGGATTACCGCATGAGATTGCACATGGTTCTTTGAGACTAACAATTGGTGATTTTACAACAGAAGAAGATATAGATTATGTGCTAGAACAACTACCTAAAATTGTAGATCGATTAAGACAAATGTCACCATTGTATGAAAACGTAAAGGGAGGACAAAAATAATGTATTCAGAAAAAGTAATGGATCATTTTACTAATCCAAGAAATGTTGGTGAAATAGAAAATGCAGATGGAGTAGGGCAAGTTGGAAATGCTAAATGTGGCGATATTATGAAAATTTATCTAAAAATTGAAAATGATATCATTGAAGATGTGAAATTTAAAACTTTTGGATGTGGATCTGCTATAGCATCGTCAAGTATTGCTACTGAAATGATAAAAGGAAAAACAATTCAAGAAGCATTGGAATTAACAAATAAAGCTGTAGTTGAAGCATTAGGTGGACTTCCAGCTGCAAAAGTACACTGTTCAATTTTGGCAGAACAAGCTGTAAAAGCTGCTTTGCTTGACTATGCACAAAAAAATAATATTGAAATAAAAGGATTAGAGGATTTTAATCCAGACGCAGATCATCATGAGCATCATGATGAAGAAATTGATGAATAAGCCCAGGATTTCCTGGGTTTTATAATTGAATAAAAATTGCATAAAAAAGAAAAAATAAAAGAAGTAGGTGATAAAATGACTTTTTTAGATAAGAAAAAAGTAGTTGTTGGTATGAGTGGTGGAGTAGATAGTTCAGTAGCAGCATATATCTTGCAAAAACAAGGATATGAAGTAATTGGTGTTACAATGCAGGTATGGCCGGATATGGAGGAAGAAGAAGTAGAAAGAGTAGGTGGATGTTGTGGCTTATCAGCAGTTGATGATGCAAGGCGTGTTGCAAATAAACTTGGGATTCCTTTTTATGTAATGAATTTTAAAGACATATTTGAGAAAAAAGTTATAGACTATTTTGTAGATGAATATTTATCAGGAAAGACCCCAAATCCTTGTATTGCATGCAATAAATTTATGAAATTTGATGAATTATTAAGACGTGCGCATAACTTAGGTGCATACTATGTAGCAACAGGACATTATGCAAAAATTGTATATGATGAAAAAATAGATAAATATAAGATAAAAAAATCTAATGCAGTTGCTAAGGATCAAACTTATGCATTATATAACTTTACACAAGAACAATTAAAACATACCTTAATGCCATTAGGAGAATTTTCTTCAAAGGAAGAGGTTCGACAATTAGCATTAGAACTTGGGCTTATAACTGCTTCTAAACCGGATAGTCAAGAAATTTGTTTTGTAAAAGATAATAACTATGGAAAATTTATAGAAGACAGAAAACCTGGGAAAATTGCTCCAGGAGATTTTGTTGATAAAAATGGAAAAGTATTAGGAAAACATAAAGGAATTGTTTATTATACCATTGGGCAAAGAAAAGGATTGGGAATTGCATTAGGAAAGCCAATGTTTGTAGTGGATATTATTCCTGAAAAGAATCAAGTTGTACTAGGAGAAAATGAAGATGTTTTTGGAAGAGAATTGTTAGCTAGTGATGTAAATTTTATTTATTTGAACAGAATAGAAGGCAGTTTACGTGTGAAAGCACAGATTAGATATAATGCAAAACCGGCAGATGCAACAATATATATAGAAAAAGACAACGTAGTACGTGTTGTTTTTGATGATAGTCAAAGAGCAATAACTCCAGGACAGGCTGTAGTATTTTATGATGGAGATTATCTTGTAGGTGGTGGAACTATTACAAAAAAAGTAAGATAATTGAAGTGCACGAATAAGTGCATTTTTTTTTTATAAGGTGGAATGATAACAATACAGCAATTACTTTTAAAGATAAGCGTGGTGTATTTAATGATAAAAATAGGAAAAGATATTGTTGGTTTACCTATAATCTGTTTAGAAAAAGAAAATGAAAATATAGAAATTAAAGATATTATTTGTTGTAAAAAAAGCTTTAGAGTAATTGCTTTTTTAGTTGATGAAGGTGGATATTTTCATCAACCTAAGATTATTTATTTTAAAAATATTAAAAGTATTGGAGAAGATGCAGTTGTTATTCAAAAACAAGAATGTATTAAAAGCACAAAGGAGTATATAGGCAAATTTTATTTGAGAAAAAAGCTTTTAGGATTAAAGGTAATAACAGATACTGGTGATTATGTAGGTAATGTTCAAGATATTTTGATAGAAATTCTAACTGGTAAACTTTTAGGATTGATTTTGACAGAGGGATTATTTGACGATTTAGTGGAAGGAAGGCCAATTTTACCTTTACAAGATTCTTTATATATTAATAAAAATTCTATTATTATTCCTAAAAGTTTAAATACGTCTACTCTTTATAATACTGGAGGATTAAAAAAATTACTTCCACTAGAATAGCTTTAATAATATTTTTATTTAATAGAAAGGAGTTCTAATTATGAAAAATAGATTTATTTCTGGTATGATAGCTGGAAGCGTAATTGGTGCTACAACTGGTATGTATGCATATAAAAGAATGAATCCTAGACAGAGAAGGATGATTATGAGACGAGGTAGAAAAATTGTGAAGAGTGCAGCCAATATGATAGATGTGATTCAATCTATAAATATGTTAAGGTAGTTTAATGAAAAGCAGCTAGTAAAATAGCTGCTTTTCATCAAACTTAGTAAGGATGTGAAGGATATGATAGATGAAGGATTGAATTTATTATATTTTATACAAATGAAACCTATATTTTATATATTTTTAGTACTTATTGTGAGTATAAATATTCTAATATTACTATTATTAGGATTTTCCATATATTACTTAATACATATTGGAAATCAGTATGTTGAAAATATGAAACAACTGAGAATAAAGA includes:
- a CDS encoding glycosyltransferase family 4 protein, yielding MNVLFQIRKDYLSNIAGDSIIMQNLKKNLINFGIRIDVCTDTKINLNKYEIVHIFNTIRVQESYQFMKHAKNNNKKIVLTPIYWDLRNYFKDTKQQKKLESWYRSEKKRKFLFDNCDIYLPHCYSEAALIIKNYNTSSKYKCIPYGVDENFSNGSKRYLINTYGIDDYILCVGRINYQKNQLGLIKAISKEKIPIVLVGSVNDKDYLKQCMKVRSENIYLLENIKTSELNSIYKSARVHVLPSWLEYPGLANLEAGMAGCNVVTTEIGSTKEVFGEFVRYCNPYDNESIYKEVMESFEEKGNGLFRDFIRENYTWKKVAKKILEIYLSLI
- the rfbF gene encoding glucose-1-phosphate cytidylyltransferase, whose product is MKVVILCGGKGSRMKEITDDIPKPLAMIGDKPILWHIMKIYLYYGLNDFVLLLGYKGDKIKEYFMNYYWKNHNFLLDSEQQSIRLLEKPEKWKITFIDTGINTMTGGRIKQIQKYIEDETFMLTYGDGLADINLKKLLDFHNSKGKIATVTGIAKVNQYGTLLVENDIAKSFQEKPYTKDIINGGFFVLNKEVFSYIKNDSDCIFEQEPLMNLAKNEQLAVYQHKGFWVAMDTYKDLLKVNEMWQNTKAPWKVWFR
- a CDS encoding GDP-mannose 4,6-dehydratase; the protein is MKNTNYWQDRNVFITGATGFLGSYLAKELIDLGANVTGLVRDCVANSNVYENDYANKMNWVRGSLEDFCVLERALAEYEIDIVFHLAAQAIVGIANRNPVLTFKSNILGTWNILDACRRSPLIKSVIVASTDKAYGDQESLPYNESMPLQGRHPYDVSKSCADLIAQSYYHTYNLPICITRCGNLFGGGDLNFNRIIPQTIKSILNNEAPVIRSDGTFIRDYFYVEDAVKAYLLLVEKMEELQLYGEAFNFSNETQLTVLEIVDKILKIMDSDLKPIILKQGKNEIKHQYLSAQKAREILNWQPIFDIDEGLCKTIKWYKSYFKL
- a CDS encoding glycosyltransferase family protein, producing MKNGFCIIMTKYRLYQGIALYYSLNTIMKNLEIFILCIDEETYEILSKLNLINTTLVSIEEIENEVLLKKKIERPLNAYCWTLKPVFLEYVINKFKNINRITYIDSDMYFFNDPNPIFEEGAKYSVLLSPHNYTRSLKHLESICGKYNSGFISFKKDIEGLNALKWWKERCIEWCYDKVEEGKFGDQKYLDNIQSIFNNTYDIKTPGVNIGFWNHGRYKTTIINGKVYINNVQLICYHFAGLRLLSKKEVAFIIGFKKEFIRDIYNPYINTLQNVISKVKAISNFNGYFIDKKQVQGAIIHRVNV
- a CDS encoding RrF2 family transcriptional regulator, producing MKLSTKGRYGVKAMFELALSYGDGPIALNSIADKQNLSVHYLEQLFSNLRKAGLVKSVRGAQGGYILARKPEDITVGDIIRTLEGPLAPAECVIENDSKECYKADYCVTRTIWEKIRDSINNVVDSITLQDMINDYKKMNNNDSYMYYI
- the nifS gene encoding cysteine desulfurase NifS, which produces MSKRVYLDYSATTPMKKEVLDEMLPYFTEKFGNPSSIYSFGREAKQAVDTARERVAKLIGAKTNEIYFTAGGSEADNWAIKGIAYANKDRGNHIITTKIEHHAVLHVCEYLEKNGFDVTYLDVDKYGLIDLEVLKNAITDKTILISIMFANNEIGTIQPIKQIGQIAKERGIIFHTDAVQALGNVEIDVDELNIDLMSMSAHKIYGPKGIGALYIRKGVKIHSFVHGGAQERRRRAGTENVPGIVGFGKAALMAMENMDHHINHLKMLREKLIKGIMEKIDYVRLNGHPEKRLPGNVNMVYEFIEGESLLLSLDMVGIAASSGSACTSGSLDPSHVLMAIGLPHEIAHGSLRLTIGDFTTEEDIDYVLEQLPKIVDRLRQMSPLYENVKGGQK
- the nifU gene encoding Fe-S cluster assembly scaffold protein NifU — translated: MYSEKVMDHFTNPRNVGEIENADGVGQVGNAKCGDIMKIYLKIENDIIEDVKFKTFGCGSAIASSSIATEMIKGKTIQEALELTNKAVVEALGGLPAAKVHCSILAEQAVKAALLDYAQKNNIEIKGLEDFNPDADHHEHHDEEIDE
- the mnmA gene encoding tRNA 2-thiouridine(34) synthase MnmA, which gives rise to MTFLDKKKVVVGMSGGVDSSVAAYILQKQGYEVIGVTMQVWPDMEEEEVERVGGCCGLSAVDDARRVANKLGIPFYVMNFKDIFEKKVIDYFVDEYLSGKTPNPCIACNKFMKFDELLRRAHNLGAYYVATGHYAKIVYDEKIDKYKIKKSNAVAKDQTYALYNFTQEQLKHTLMPLGEFSSKEEVRQLALELGLITASKPDSQEICFVKDNNYGKFIEDRKPGKIAPGDFVDKNGKVLGKHKGIVYYTIGQRKGLGIALGKPMFVVDIIPEKNQVVLGENEDVFGRELLASDVNFIYLNRIEGSLRVKAQIRYNAKPADATIYIEKDNVVRVVFDDSQRAITPGQAVVFYDGDYLVGGGTITKKVR
- a CDS encoding PRC-barrel domain-containing protein; this encodes MITIQQLLLKISVVYLMIKIGKDIVGLPIICLEKENENIEIKDIICCKKSFRVIAFLVDEGGYFHQPKIIYFKNIKSIGEDAVVIQKQECIKSTKEYIGKFYLRKKLLGLKVITDTGDYVGNVQDILIEILTGKLLGLILTEGLFDDLVEGRPILPLQDSLYINKNSIIIPKSLNTSTLYNTGGLKKLLPLE